The Gehongia tenuis sequence AGCTTCTTGGCAAGCCCGTGGAGTCCCTCAAGATTGTCACCTGCCATCTGGGCAACGGCTCGTCGGTGTCCGCGGTGGACGGCGGCAGATCGGTGGATACCAGCATGGGCCTGACCCCGCTGGAAGGCCTGATGATGGGCACCCGCTGCGGCGATATGGATCCCGCCATCGTGAAGTATCTGATGGACCGCGACCACCTGTCCATTGAGGATGTGGATAAGATTTTGAACAAGAAGAGCGGACTTCTTGGCGTGTCCGATCTCTCCAGCGATATGCGCGATATCACCAGCGCTGCCGCTTCCGGCAACGAGGATGCGGCAAACGCCCTCGAGATGTTCTGCTATCGGATCAAGAAGTACATCGGCGCTTACGCTGCCGCTATGGGCGGACTTGATGTGATCGTTTTGACGGCGGGCATCGGTGAGAACGTGGCCATCGTCCGGGAGAAGGTTCTTTCCGGCCTTGAATTCCTGGGCGTGAAAATGGATAAGGTAAAGAACGAGAGCCGGCCGAAGGATGTGCTGATCTCCACGGACGACTCCAAGGTGAAGGTGCTTGTCATTGCCACCGACGAGGAAATGACCATCGCCAGGGACACCCAGCGTTTGGTTAAAGGTTGACAAAGGCCGTCACGTTTCCTATAATAGCTTGTAGCCGATGGATAAGGGGGGAGCTGTGTGATTTTGAACGTTGCCGAGGCCATCAAAGCGCCCGGCGAGCAGTTTCCTT is a genomic window containing:
- a CDS encoding acetate/propionate family kinase, giving the protein MNILVINAGSSSLKYQLIDMDAEKVLAKGLVERIGIEGANLQHRPAGKEEVRIETPMKDHVDGMKLVLDALVDKNHGVIASMDEIGAVGHRVVHGGESFKESVLIDDAVMAAIEENVPLAPLHNPANIMGIKACLSVMPKTPMVAVFDTAFHQTMPAKAYLYGLPIDLYRRLKVRRYGFHGTSHMYVSKKAAELLGKPVESLKIVTCHLGNGSSVSAVDGGRSVDTSMGLTPLEGLMMGTRCGDMDPAIVKYLMDRDHLSIEDVDKILNKKSGLLGVSDLSSDMRDITSAAASGNEDAANALEMFCYRIKKYIGAYAAAMGGLDVIVLTAGIGENVAIVREKVLSGLEFLGVKMDKVKNESRPKDVLISTDDSKVKVLVIATDEEMTIARDTQRLVKG